The DNA region TGTACGCGGACAAGGTAGTAGCCTGAGTTGAGCATAGTAATGGGCTTGCCAGTCAATAGCTGGGTATGCGCCAACAGAAAATAGTGTTAGGGACTTAATTTTTTTCGGGTAGTTATAAGCGTATAACAGAGCAAGTAAGCCACCTGTACCATGGCCCATGAGATGAAGTGGGCGATCGCTTTGACTTAAGTATTCATGGAGAAGCTGAATCGTATTATCAAGGGAAGCTCCTTCATCAAGAGATTGAGTATAATCCCACGTTGCAACTTTATAAGACTTCGATAATTCTCTTAAAAAAGGCTGATTAAAAACTTTTAATGCTGGACTTACATTAATCCACAAAATATCTACTGCATCCAACAAAGAGAATTTGTCCATCATTAAAAATAAACCTTAAATTGATTTTGTCTATCTGAATTGTCTACTTCTTTTAAAATCAACTTCTAAAAAACTAGATTGCTGAAAAAGATTGAGGTGAAAAATCTAAACCTAGTAAAGACAGTTACTAAAAAAAGAAATGAGGAGTCAGTATCGCGACTCCCCACACATGAGGAAAATTTAAACTTTAAAGGCCAAATGCTGGCTTGATTTGAGCGACCCATGCAGAGATACGATCAGCTGTCATTTCGGATTGATTATCTTCATCCAGAGCAAGGCCAACGAACTTACCACCGCGATCCGCTTTTGATGCAGTGTGCTCATATCCATCAGTAGACCATTGGCCAACTGTTTTACCACCAAGGCCAGAAATTTTCTCTTCTAGCATCCCCATGGCATCTTGGAAATTGTCGCCATAACCGATCTGATCACCAGCGCCAAAATAGGCGACTGTTTTACCGCTAAAATCAACATCATCAAGATCTTCATATAGTCCGCCCCAATCGGATTGCAGCTCTCCGATATCCCATGTGGGACAACCAATAATTAAATATTCATAGTTACTGAGATCGCTAGCATCGATGTCAGCTGCATCAAAAAGATCAACAACACTTTCGCCACCAAGTTCTGTGCGAATCGTTTCTGCAATCTCTTCAGTATTGCCTGTTTGAGTACCAAAAAATAGACCAATTTTTGCCATGATAAATTCCGTTGAAGTGAATGTAAATTAAGAGGAAAACAAATCGGCATCTCTAATCAAAAGATTTTCAAAGAGGGATACAAATCTTTCGATGTCAGATTTGTATATCGAGAAAAGAAGAAAAAAAGGGTTCCAAATCACTGGAAGGAACCCGATTATCGTTGAGAGGAAAAACTTTCTTGTAAGAGTAACAACCAATGTCTAAGTCAATGTCTAAAACTTAAGCATCAATCGTAGAGAGGGCTTTCTCTACACGACGGAAATCAAAACCCATTGCCCTGAGAGCATGCCATAGGTGACCTTGTAGGAAGAAGAAGGCAAAGAAGAAGTGCATATTTGCTAGCCATGCCCGTGAAGTATGGTGATTTAATCCCAGGTCGACAGTGTCGGTGAAATAAGGAACAATGCTTAATTTCACATCAAGGACTGGCCCATAAAATTCAACGGGATAAGCTGCTGTATTAACTGCACAGAAGTACGCCGCAACGAAACCAGCAAGAGCGATACCACCGAGAGAATAGGACAAAATTGCCTCGCCAGAAAAAAGGAGTACTTTTTTCGCCCAGCTGAGTGGGGGGACAATAATGTGCCAGATTCCACCACCAATGAGGAGAGCGCCAACATAGATATGTCCACCAACGATATCTTCGAGGTTATCTACGGTTGCAAAGTGAGTTTGGTAACCGTAAATGCTTGCAGGGTTTAGTGTTGGTTCGGTGACAATTCGCACAGTTTCGGTTGCAGCGTCATACAACCCACCGAAATACATTGCTTTTGCAACGAGAAGAAGTGCTCCTAGTCCTAATAAGAGCAAGTGATGGCCTAGGATCATGCCCAATTGTTTTGGCTCTTCCCACTCGAAATGGAATTTTTTTGCAGTTCCATCTGTGATCTTGAGATCTTCTGGTGCTTTGAGAGTGTGGAAAAGTCCACCTGCACCGAGTACGGCAGAAGAAATAAGGTGTATTGCTCCGATAACAAAATAGGGATAGGTGTTAATTGCCCCATCTTGACCGACGCCCAAACCTAGTGTGGCTAGGTGTGGTAACAAAATGAGATTTTGCTCACCCATTGCAATAGTTGGGTCGAAGGAAGAAATCTCAAAGAGTGTAAAGGCTCCTGCCCAAAACACGATAAGCGCAGTGTGAGCGACGTGTGCCCCAATAAATTTGCCAGACAAATCTACGAACCGGGCATTGCCTGCCCACCAATCGTATTTAACGCCTGGATTGTCATAAGTCTGCATAGTTATAAGCTCACGAGTAAAACTCGATGCTAAATATTTTATTGATTATCTTTTGCAATAATCTTTCTGGAGCTATTCTACAAAGATTCGCAATAAGATCAAGTTAAGTTATGTAAACAAAGAGATTCTAGGAGAGAAGGCTTTGACTGAAAGTCTTGGTTTGTATCGTTTAGAAAGGGCTTCGAGTATTTTGATTCTTGCTCTACACGTATCTATAGAGATGCTGTTTGAGCTATTTTTAGCTTTTGGGAGACAATAATTGAGAAATATTCTTGCTTTTGGGTCTTGTGAAATTAGAATGCTATTGCTTTAGTGATTTGATGAGAGGTTTGGGTCTATATGAGGAGGGATGTTGGAGATTGGGCGATCGCCTAATCGAGATAGTTCGCGGCGTCAGCAACAAGCAACATAGCGTTGGATATTGAAAAAAAATGAGCAACCAATAATTCTAAAGGAGAAACTCGCTAGGTCGAACATCTTCGTAGCGTAGGATATTCAAGTTTTCCGGCAGAGTCGGTAGGGTTTCTTTCGAGGGCGACGCAATCAGCACACCTCGATCGTCATACATGGGATAATGCAAGCGTAGCTGCAACGAAGTGCCATAAGCATGGTGCAAGCTTTCACATGCAGCAAATAGGGTGTATTTCCATAAGTTAAACTTATGTCTCCAAAGATGGTTTTTTCCGTCTCAGAGATGCAAAAGAGATGGTCACAAAAATCTAGTCATCAGCTTGCAATATCCTCAATCAGCAATCGTTCAGTCATGACTAAGCGAAAATGCCATAGGGATTGACATGAGAATAAATCAGCGGTGTTAATGCTCTTAGCTCATCCACACCCATTTGTTGCATCCATTGCGGGTCAGAGAGAACCTCCTGAATCAGCAGTGTGTTTATGTAAACTAAACTGATCTGGAGCAGATGTAGGCAGAGCATGGAGATCTCTTGTAGTGCGACTCTGCTGGCGGTGAGGTCACCATTTTTGGCATAGAAGATAAAATCATTGGCACTGTTCCAGTTCTCAACAACATTCAAACCTTCCTGAATCTCTTGCCTAACTCGCTCATCATGTAGATACCGACACAAGAAGACGGTTTTCACTGCTCTACCCAGCTCAGCTAAAGCGAGATAAACTGGGTGTTTGGCATGATTGCGCGTAAAGCGAGCAAGAATCACTTCTGGCTCGGCAGTGTCTTGTTTTAAGAGCAGTGGCAAACTTGACCATGGCATCATACTGCGCTCGAATCAGCTGCCAGCGGATAGGTCGCTTGATGATTGATGCGAGATTCTCCAATTGCTGTTTTTGTCCCTTTTCTGATAGATAGAGCTTCTGCTTCTGAATGTTCCTAATCCGAGGCATTAACTGAAAACCTAAGAGATGAGCAAAGGCAAAGCCGACCTCACTTTGGCCATGGGTATCAACATAGCTTTTGTTGATGGACATTTGAGAGCAATGTCTGAGCACCCCCTTAATCATGGAAGCGACTTCTGAGGAGGAGCAACGCTTGAGCTGGGAATGAATGCAGACAGCCTTTTTTTCTACATGCCAGTAGATCATGACCCCTCGCGCCCTTTGTAGCGAGCGTGCCATTCCGTCATCAAATTCTGGTCCCAAGTGCCAAACTGCTTGGAGTCAGAAGCGCAGGCAGTAGTGGCTTCGCCCCAGATGTGAGGTAATCTGACGCGGAAGATGGCATTGGCCACATCACCAATTGCCTGAGACAATGCCGTTTTCGAGACAAACTTGCGTTGGATATAGCGAAGCTCAGAGGCACTGACCCCATGTTCACCGTGGGCAATCCTCTGAATACCGAGGTTAGTCCCTGCTGCATAGAGACAGAGTAACAGCCGTTTGCGTAACTCCCCTGGAGCCAGTGCTTCACGACTCCCTATACTTTTGAAGTGCCCAGTGAACTGAAGCCGCATTTCTGTCTCTTTCAGCACATCGAGCAATGGCACTATTGACCAGCGATTGGTAATCTCTTTCTTCAATGCCATCAAACGCTCTGGTTCCGGCTGTTTGGGAACCGGTATCAGATGAATCCACCCTCCTCGATTGTTCAGGAGTTTCACTTTTGGATTGTTTGACAGTCCTTGGTTGAACTCGGTGAGTGCTTCTGTCATTTCCGACTGAAGGTCCTCAATAAAAGTCGCAGCATCTAGTGGCTGCTGAAGGTCTTGATAATACTGCTTTCGCTTGCTTTCAAAGTCTCGAGGCAAGTCATCATCGGGATTGCAATAGCGTTTAGCTCCCTTCACCCATAATTCCTTACAGCTAATTCCTTACAGCGCAGTTTTTCGCGGATAGTGCGTAAGACTCCTAGCTCATAATGAGCACGGTCAACCCTAGGTTCACCTCCCTTTCCAGTGACCATTACAGTTTCCTGCCAATCCATGCTCAGTACTCCATCCATCGGCACATCTATCTCTGCTGCATAAGGTTCAGCACTGGGAAATTCAGCAGAGATTTTTAGCACCTTGATAGCCTTTAGTAATGGCTGCAAATTGAGACTATCAGAGCGAAACTCCAGAGCCTTGAGAATCAGCGGTAATAGGCGACGATAGTAGCGGGTATAAGCAAGGCGCATCTTACTATGGAGGCGTTCTCTAAAGCTTTGGCCACCTTCACCTAAATGCTCCACAATAGTCTCTAGCTGGGTCTCGTGCGCTACTGGATAGATTACTTCTTGGACTGTGCCTTCTGGCTGAGCAAGCGCTGCCATTGCAATCTGATAAAGCAGTTGGTCATGGTTTTCTGTTGTCTGGGCTGTTGCAATGAGCTCTGAAGAGGCTCGCTTGCGGCTACGGCTTTCTAGCCGGTGCACCAACAGAATAAACAATTCAATGATGTTATCCACTATCTCCTGCGAGCGCTGAGAACAGAACGCCGATAACAACAGGTAGCGAATTGCTATTGGGTGTCGACGAATCTCTGTGAGTGACTCGGTTTCGACCCGCTGCCGATAGCGCTCTACCAGACGACTATTTAGGTCTTTGAACAGCTCTATGGGTAGCACTAACTCTTCGATTGTTGAGAGTTTTGATAACTCTGCCTTCAAGCTGTTGAGACCTACTCTCCCCACCTCTTCCTTGAGTTGGTTCAGCGGAATTTTATCGGGGTCTAAAACCCAGGAATCTGACTGTGGTCCAGTGAGTTTATCCAATCCTTTGCGGCATTTCACTGGCAATTGTTTCATTATCGAATCGCATAGCTGGAGCTCAAACTGGTGATGAGCTGAATTAATCAGTCGTTCGATTTGCGCATAGGTCGGCGGTTCCAGCTTGCGGCTTCTTAGCTCTTCATAGAGCGATGCCTTCAGTTGTCTATCATTAATTACCCGTGGCACAACCTCTTCAATTAGCCACTGACGTAGATTATCAAGCTCTTTTTTGCCCGTACGCCGAAAGCTGTATCGCTGGCGAATTTCGACTCGGTGGCGCTTGATGCCTCTTCCTTTCCAGTCATACTGGCCATAGCCTTCTACATCTACTGACAGCTGCTCTGCAATAAAAGTACGAACCATACGAGGAATCTCATATTGCTTTTCCGGAAATCGTCCTTTCCACTGAAAAAATTTCAGTAAGAGGGCAAAACCTAGACGATTAACCCCACGCTTTTGCAAGACAAGGAGTCGGTCATCTTGGTCAATTGTCCAATGCTCAACTAGCTCTTGATTTTCCCATTTTCGTTTCATTCCAGGCCTTTAGAATCACGTCTCTGGCGAGCGTCAGGTCACACCAGTCAATATAAGTGAAACTTATCATTTAACCGATTGCTAGTTTTTTACGGTGGCGGAAAACATGGGCTGGAACCCATACAGGACAAATGTTTTAAGCTTATGGCACTTCGTTACAGCTACGCTTGCATTACCCCTACATGAAATAGACTAATTCCGGCATTGCAGAATAGAGGTATGAATGGATGATGCTGACCCAATGCAATGTCCGGAATGTCAATCTACTCATATCCGTAAGAACGAAAAAAAGAGGCAAACACAATCACATCTGTGTAGATTGTGGCCGTCAGTTTATCGACCACTACAGTAAGCTCGGCTACTCCAATGCCTTCAAACGTGAATGCCTCAAAATGTATGTCAATGGCATGGGCTTTCGGGCCATTGAACGGGTGAAAGGAGTACACCACACTCGTCATCACTTGGGTCAAACAAGTCAGTGAGTTACTATCGGATGCTTATGAACCTGAGCAAGTTTCTCAGGTTGGTGAACTCGATGAACTTCAAACCTTTGTCGGTGCAAAAAAACAAGGTCTGGCTCTGGACAGCAGTAGAGCATTTTCAACCGGGTATTCTCGCCTGGACTGTTGGTGATAGAGGTGCAGAGGCATTCCAGCCACTATGGGGCATCGTTAGTCTCTGGAAATGTTTCTTCTACATCACAGATGGCTGGAAAGTGTATCCCATGTTTATACCGGATAGTGACTAGGTTGTCAGTAAGACCTACATGACTCATGTTGAAGGGGAGAATATTCGATTGCGGCACTATCTCGCTCGACTTCATCGAAAGACTTGATGTTATTCAAAGTCTCTGGAAATGTTAGAGCATCTCAAAACTTTTTTTTCTCCTCTATATAGAAAAGATTTTTGAATTGAGAGAAAAATGAATAAATATATAGGAGAGGAATAAACAATAAATATTTGATCTTAATAGGATTTCCAAACCATGACCAAAACAAAAAAAATGCAGCTTTTATAGGTTTCTTTTTATATACATTTTTTGCGACAATCAAATGAGAATAAGACAAAGCATCCATCCTAATGGATCGAGGAACTCTATTTATCGAACGATGTTTTCTTAATGCAAGCGCATGATATTCTGCGAGTAAAGAAATACTAGAAACAGAAGAGATATGCCCTCTTCTTAGATTAGATGTGATATCAGAAATATAATAAAAAGAATAGCCAGCACCTACAATATTTAAAAAATATTCAAAGTCTTGTGATCTTCTAAATGAGGCATCGAACCCTCCAACATCCTCATAGACTCCTCGCTTCATGACGACAGCAGATGGCTGAATAAAATTATAGGGAGACCAAAATAAGCTATTGGGAAAATCATTAATATGCTCTTCACTAGGGCCTTGCATACCAATCTTTTCGCCTGTTTGGTCATCTACGACATTCATTGTCGAGTAAACAATATCAGCTTGTTCTTTTTCGATATATTTCAGCGCGACTTCAAGGTGATTGCTTTCCCATAAGTCGTCGGCATCGCAAAAAGCAAACAATGAGCCTTTTGCTATTTTCATTGCTTCGTTTCTTGCCACTGCAGCATTAGAGTTTTGGCTGAGTTTCTCGTAGACAATACTTCTACTTGGATGCTCTTTTATATATTCTTGAATAACTAATTCTGTATTATCTTCGGATGCATCATCAACAATAACAAGTTCCCAATTTTCTATTGATTGTTTCCGAATAGACTCCAAAGTTTCAACAATATATTTTTCAGCATTATATACTGGAATAATAATACTAATTAGTTTGTTTTTTGAACTATTCATAGGTTGGATTTATGCAATTCAAATTAATATTGAATTCCAATAGTTGTGGCTATACCAAAAGTTTTCGAGATAGGTTGAAGAGTTTTATGACAATCACTTAATATCTTCACAAATATAAGTCAAGCCTCAGAAAAAATCAAATTACTATAGTATCAAATACACAATAAAGAAAGTCAGATCAAAGATAAAATTATGATTGATGATTTTAATCTTTAGAACAGCTAAGTTTTATCGTTATGCTATGTTTACGACTTCCAGATATATTGTAAAAATCTTTCGAAGAACTATAGTCGAAAACTTCGCTGTACTACTTATAGGTATTTACTCGTGTACGTCACACCGACTACCAATCATAAACAAACTGAGAACACCACACAAACTTTAATCAATGCTCAAGTGGTGGGACTTCCAGATAAGTATTGGCTACGACTGGATGACAATCGGTGTTTAATGCATCTTGAACCGCTGATATCGCCGATTCCACCAGAATTTCAGGATGAAATGCTCGATATAGAAGGGGATTGGCTCTCGCTGGGTGGCATAGATTTACAGATTAATGGGGGTTTAGGGCTAGCATTCCCTGAGGTCACTCAAGATGATTTACCCAAACTACGAGAGATTTGTGATTATCTTTGGGCGCAAGGGGTTGATGGGTTTTGTCCAACAATCGTAACTACGTCCCTCGAAAATATTCGGCGATCGCTCTCTGTTTTTGCGGAGCTATGGGGCAATCCTCAACCCAATACAGCAGAAATTTTAGGGGTACATCTTGAGGGGCCTTTTCTAAATCACGCTAAACGTGGGGCACACCCTGAACAATATTTACAGCCACTAACCCTTGAGAACTTAAAGCAGGCGATCGCCGATTTTGCACCCATTATCAAAATCATCACCCTCGCTCCCGAACTCGACCCGAGCAATGAGTGCATTGAATACTTGCATTCTCAAAATATTACCGTTAGCCTCGGTCATTCCCTCGCTACTGAATCCCAAGCAAATCAAGCCTTCGCCTATGGTGCTTCAATGATTACCCACGCATTTAATGCAATGCCTAGTTTGCATCACCGTGAGGCGGGAATGTTAGGTGCAGCAATGGTTTATCCCGATGTTTATTGTGGATTTATCGCGGATGGTCAACACGTCAATCGCACCATGCTCGAAGTATTTTTACGCGCTGCGAAGCATCCATTTCTTGTGAGTGATGCCCTTGCACCCATCGGTTTGCCAGACGGTGTTTATCCTTGGGACGATCGCCAAATTACCGTGACTAATGGAACAGCTCGCTTAGAAAATGACACATTATCTGGCACGACTCTCCCACTACTTGAAGGTGTTAAAAATCTCGTCAAATGGGGAATTTGTGATCTCGAAGAGGCGATCGCCCTTGCGACAGTCGCACCGAGACAAGCCTTAAATCTCCCCACTCTAACCACAGGTCAACCCATGAATCTTTTACGCTGGCAGCAGAAAGGCAAGAGAGTGACATTCAGCAGACTGTAAAAAACACGAGTAAAAAATTCAGACCAAAGCTTTGCGATATTGCGAAGGGGATTTACCTGTCCAACGTTTAAAGGCACGACGAAAAGAACGATTTTCTGAATAGCCCACCAGATAAGCAATCTCTTCAACACTCAACTGGCGATCGCCCAATAACTCTTTTGCATTTTCTTCTCTAGTCGTTTCGAGAAGCCTCTGGATTGTTGTGCCATGCTCTTGAGCGCGACGTTGCAACACCCGCAAACTCACATTCATCTTTTTCGCCAAACCATCTGCACTATATTCCCCCCGTTCCGCATTTTCACAAATCACTCGCCGAATATCTGCCAGTGGATCATCTCGTTGTGTTTGGAGGCGATCGCTGGCTAATTTGAGATGATTTTGAATAAATTGAAATAACTGTGGATCACATTTTGGGATCGGTTTATCCAAAGCTGCCATCGCAAACACAAACGCATTTTTCGGCTGCTGAAACAACACAGGTATCCCAAAAAACTTTTCATATTCCTGCTGAGCACCAAACGGAGAATGGGAATATTCGATTTGCAGCAGCGCCTCATTTACACTGAGCACCTCCCGCAAAAAACGAGTCCCTAAAGCTAACGCAAATTCCCCTGCTCGCCCGCCATCTAGCTCATCCATTGGGTGATATATCTGTAAGCGCGCTGTCTCAGCTGTTTCGACCAGTTCCAATTGCACCCGCTCTGATAAAACAAACCGATATTGAATCAAACATTGCAAGGCTTCCCGCAAATTTTGGGCATATTGCGCCCCATAAGCCAGCGTCCCAAAACAAGAAAATGGTGTTGCGCTAGCCATATGCAGAGACAAAATTTCGTCGGGATAAACCTTGCTCAATAACTGCCAAATTTTTGGTACAAAGTATTGCGATAATCGCGCTTCTGGATCAATTAAATCCTCAAGACGCAGCCCAGTCATCGCCGTAATTTTCTCCATCGAAATGCTGCGGGCGATCGCATAATTCACCGTACTTCCCACCACACTCCCCAACATCGTCGGTGCATTGTCGTGAAATGTCCGGTTTTGGTCGTCCATCGTCCTCGTCGCCATCAGCAATATCAGCGAAATTAGAGATAACAGCTACAGAGCAAGGTTTGTAAGCCTTTCCTCACAGCTGCCGAGCATCTTCCTCCAGTGTAAGAAATGCTCAATATCGACAACAATAACTTTTCTTTTTGGAGTTTCCCCATGACCACGGCAACACAAATCCGCGACCGTTACACCGTTAGCAACCTGCTCAAAAAACCTGGCGAAGGCGAAAGAACATCCACTGATATGGTCATCAAAGCCCGCGCGAGAGATATGGGTGGTGATTTCTCAGTGATGGAAGGCGTGATTAACCCTAAAGAACTACTAGCTCCCCATTTCCATAAGTATGAAGATCAACTTGTGTATGTCATCACCAGTGAATTGGAATTCGAAGTTGGCGGCAAAGATGGCTTCCACTTTACGGCTCCTGCGGGTAGCTATGTGCAGAAACCACGCGGCATTCTACATGCTTTCTGGAATGCAACGAATGAACCTTGCCGCTATATCGAATTATCTGGTCGCGAAGGTTTTGAGGGATTTGTCGATGGCGTCGCCCAAGGTCAACTCAAAAGTGCTTTAACAGCAGAGACAGATTGGGGTCTCAAGTTCGACTTGGATGATATTTTACGGTTGATGAAAGAGAACAATCTCACAAGCTTGGCGATGTCCGAAATGCCAGAACTCCCTAATTTCCCTGATTTGCCAGCCCCCTTGGCTAAGCTCTTCAATATTGCTCAAAAAAAATAGCACATAATCTTTTCGGAGTTATCTCTGTAATCTTCAGCTTGCGCAAAAGTTGGGGATTACAGTGTTTTTCTATAAATCAGAAAGAGGGCGATCGCCGCCAAAAATAGAACTATTGAAGCCGTTCTGAAAAAGTAAGGCGATTCCCAAAAGGATCCGAAATTGCCATTTCGAGAGTACCCCATTCCGTTTTTTCAAATCCTGGACGAGCATATTTGTATTCTTTGCTCAACAATGTTTGTTGATAAGCTTCCAGCCCTTTCATATCAATGATTAACGAACTGCCAGGACAACCATCTCCATGGTGTTCCGTGAGATGAAGATGACAATCACCTTTTGCAATTTGCATATAAATCGGAAAATCATCCTCAAATTTGTGTTCCCAATCGACGGTGAACTCTAAAAATTCGATATAAAATTCCCGCGCTTTTTGTTCGTCAAATATTCTGAGACAAGGAATAACTTCGATTAGCTTCATAGTATTGATTGCCTTTTCCACTCTTACAATTTGTCTCGGGTTTTATTTATTGGCAATAAAAAAGGAGAAATTACTTTCTCCTTTTTCTCGATAATTAATCAAAAGTAGTGGCCACTCCTAGTCCAAATGCGAACTTTAGGAAGGCTGCACCAAACTGTCTAAATCTTCAATTGATGCAGTGCGTTGGTTGTACATCGCCTGCAAAACAAGGGCAGGATCAACATACTGACCAGAATACTTAAGACCCCAATGGAGGTGCGGCCCAGTGGTGCGTCCTGTCATGCCGATACGACCAATACGCGTCCCAGCAGGAATTTCTTGTCCTAACCACAATTGAATACCACCATTGCGATCCATGAGATAGGTGCCCTGTTCTGAGCTCGCAACATAACCGCTGAGATGACAGTAGATATGCTCCCATTCACCAGATTTGACCCAAATCATCGTGCCACAAGCGGTGTTGTCAGATAGCTTTGTCACTTTGCCACCCCACCAATTGCGGATGTAGCTGCCTAACGGTGCTGCGATGTCGATGCCTCGGTGAAATTGTCGTTGTCCACTGACCGGGGAACTGCGATATCCAAATCCAGAGGTATAACTTTGAAAATTCTCGACAGGGAAAGAAGCTTGCTTCCAGGTATTACTCGCTTGTAAGGATTCTCCGGCGATCGCCACAGGATTTGTGGTGCGATGGGGCACACTATTTAGACCGAGGACCAACGAAAAAGTAACAACGGCAAGGGCGATGGACTTGAGCCAATGATGACGCCAGATGAGGAAAGAACGTTGATTTAGCATAAATATCGAGAATCTAAAGGATTGACATACCTTGGTTTTGGGAAAAAATCCAGTTTGACCATTTATTGTAGTGGCTTCGTGGCTTTATGAGTAATGAGTAGCATTACCTGTTTGTCAAGATTAATCATTGCTTTAGGGTTTATTTTCCTGTTCAGACAGCGATCGCCTACCAAAATGTTCCGATCCCCAAGCGATTCACCAAGATGGAATCTCGCCATATATTTCGGCAATCACCCATTAAACTCAGGATTTTTTCTTGATCTGTTGTCTGCTGAAATTATTTATTCCAAGTGAGTTTCCGATGCAGATTCCGCCGCCGAAATTGTTTGAAGTTTATTCGGTAAATCAAAAATATCAATGCCTTGTTTCGCTAAATAAAACCGCAATCGCAAACCCAAGGTAATTTGTTTCATCACCCAATACAGTACCGCCAAAATCAAAAACGTCACCCCAATCACTGCCAAAGGACGCTTAGAGGTCAAAGTATTGAGAGTACTCGCCACCACACTTGTCGGATCAACAACCACATCCCAGCTATTAAATCGCAAAAATCGCCCTAAATAAATACCGATAGCACTAAGGAGATGAATGGTTAACTCCGTTGGCAAAATCCACAATTTTCCAGCTCGTTCTCGCAAATAATCATTGAGATTCAAAATTGAGAGGACATAGGCTTCAAACGCAACGGCGATCGCCGTGACATGGAGCGGAATAAAGACTAGCGCCACCACCCAAGTCGGAATTAGCCCAGAACTTGTCCCGCGAATTAGATGGATAATGTCCGTCAATACATAGGGCGCGTTCGGTAAAAAACAGATAAAACAAACAAACCCAATCCACCACAAACCTGATTTAAGCGTTTTCTCTTTTCGGAAGAGCCAGAAATTCAAGGTGAGTGTGAATACAATAATCGCCCCAAACCACAACGCATTTAATAACATCGCTGGATTCGTGGCGATCGCCCTATCCACTTTATTTAAAACAAGATCAATAACCCACGGTGTGCGGAGTTGCGTCCCGACAATCCCGATGAATCCCAGCCCAAAACACGCTCCAAACAACTTCCATTTAGTTAACGTTTGCCGCCGAAATAAAACAACACTCATTAACAACGGCAGAAATG from [Leptolyngbya] sp. PCC 7376 includes:
- a CDS encoding AraC family transcriptional regulator — protein: MDDQNRTFHDNAPTMLGSVVGSTVNYAIARSISMEKITAMTGLRLEDLIDPEARLSQYFVPKIWQLLSKVYPDEILSLHMASATPFSCFGTLAYGAQYAQNLREALQCLIQYRFVLSERVQLELVETAETARLQIYHPMDELDGGRAGEFALALGTRFLREVLSVNEALLQIEYSHSPFGAQQEYEKFFGIPVLFQQPKNAFVFAMAALDKPIPKCDPQLFQFIQNHLKLASDRLQTQRDDPLADIRRVICENAERGEYSADGLAKKMNVSLRVLQRRAQEHGTTIQRLLETTREENAKELLGDRQLSVEEIAYLVGYSENRSFRRAFKRWTGKSPSQYRKALV
- a CDS encoding cupin domain-containing protein; amino-acid sequence: MTTATQIRDRYTVSNLLKKPGEGERTSTDMVIKARARDMGGDFSVMEGVINPKELLAPHFHKYEDQLVYVITSELEFEVGGKDGFHFTAPAGSYVQKPRGILHAFWNATNEPCRYIELSGREGFEGFVDGVAQGQLKSALTAETDWGLKFDLDDILRLMKENNLTSLAMSEMPELPNFPDLPAPLAKLFNIAQKK
- a CDS encoding glyoxalase superfamily protein, which translates into the protein MKLIEVIPCLRIFDEQKAREFYIEFLEFTVDWEHKFEDDFPIYMQIAKGDCHLHLTEHHGDGCPGSSLIIDMKGLEAYQQTLLSKEYKYARPGFEKTEWGTLEMAISDPFGNRLTFSERLQ
- a CDS encoding M23 family metallopeptidase, whose product is MLNQRSFLIWRHHWLKSIALAVVTFSLVLGLNSVPHRTTNPVAIAGESLQASNTWKQASFPVENFQSYTSGFGYRSSPVSGQRQFHRGIDIAAPLGSYIRNWWGGKVTKLSDNTACGTMIWVKSGEWEHIYCHLSGYVASSEQGTYLMDRNGGIQLWLGQEIPAGTRIGRIGMTGRTTGPHLHWGLKYSGQYVDPALVLQAMYNQRTASIEDLDSLVQPS
- a CDS encoding DUF1361 domain-containing protein; protein product: MATLKSLFFSIYAALNNVYSGWILWNLFLAFLPLLMSVVLFRRQTLTKWKLFGACFGLGFIGIVGTQLRTPWVIDLVLNKVDRAIATNPAMLLNALWFGAIIVFTLTLNFWLFRKEKTLKSGLWWIGFVCFICFLPNAPYVLTDIIHLIRGTSSGLIPTWVVALVFIPLHVTAIAVAFEAYVLSILNLNDYLRERAGKLWILPTELTIHLLSAIGIYLGRFLRFNSWDVVVDPTSVVASTLNTLTSKRPLAVIGVTFLILAVLYWVMKQITLGLRLRFYLAKQGIDIFDLPNKLQTISAAESASETHLE